GCGATAGGAGACTTCACCTTGGAGGGCGATGCCCGAGCGGCCTATGTCGGTATTAAAACTCAGGCCAAAAAGCTGAATATCTTCGGGGTAGCTGATGAAATAACGGGCGGTCTGGACGTAACTTAGACCGTTGGGATCAATGCCCGCAGCGGCAGCGGCTGTTCCCATTGTGGCACCGATGAGGGGTAGGCGGCTGTGGTAGTTGATGTAGTAGAGGCCGAACTCCGTATCATTAAGCTTCGGGGCGTAGAGACGAAGTGCTGCGCCGTATTGGCCGCTGTCTTTTGCCTCCCGGTCGGAGCCGCGAGCGACCACCCCAGTGGTTGCCGGAGGGGTAACGACCAAGCTACCAGGTACACTGTCGGGGACAGCACCCCAACCCAGCATGACCCGCTCACCACCAGCGGGTGCAAAGTCGTTGCCACCGAAGTAAGAGCCCACCGGATCAGCCTCGGTCTTCTCCCACTGGAGTTGGTAGAAAACTTCAATATTGGTATTCTCTGTTGTCGCCAGCGAAGCGGAAAGAATGGGGATAGGCAGCAACACCTCACGCAGCTCAGCACCTGGCACACGAATTTTGCTTACATCGACCGGATTAATGGTATTGATGCTGTTTTGAATGAAAGTGCTTTCACCCCAGCTCAACAGTTGGTTGCCGACACGAAATTCGGCCGGTTTATCGCCCACATCAAAGAGTGCCCAAAGATAGGCATCGAGCAGATCAACATCGCTGCCGATCAGCTCTTTGGCGTCGTCGCTCAGCTCTGTTCGTGCGCGGTCACCCTTCTCATTTTCATAGTCATAAAAAGCGGTGGCACGAATAAAACCGCCAAAGTTGCGGTAGTTAAGCTCCATCTCCGAGGTGATTTTGAATGTGTTACTGTAAATACCCTTGTCGTAGTTTAGATTGCCGTCATCGGCATTCACCCCGTAGGCAGTGCCGCCATTGGCGATGCCAATGAGGCGTTGATCTCGATCCTCTATTCGGCTGGCGATGCCCCAAGAGAGGGTGGTGTCCCAACTGCCATAGAGTTCGCCTTTTTGGATTTCAATGGCTTGAGCGGCGCCCGATAGCATCAGAAGTAGCGGGGCAGCGGTGCGGAGTATGGTTTTGTTGTTCACTGTTCTCTCTCCCATTCTGTGGTTATTGGACGACCGAGGTGTCGCTAACGGTGAAAGCGTTGCCATCACTGGCCAAAAAGGTGGCGATGGCGGTTTGCATGACCGTCGTCACCGTTGCGTTGGCTGTGGGGTCAAGAATGGATCGGTGATCACCGCTGGTAAATCGCAGTACATGTTTGAGATTGGTGCCAGATACCGAGTCGCTGGTGGGCGTGAGCCCGAGATAAGCAAAAAGCGGGTCGCTGCCCGATAGCGGCGCTGCTACCGTATCTGCAGGGGCGAGTGTTGTGACATTGTTGGGAATAACCTGATCGGGCAGGTTGCTGTCGCCATCACCTATCACTTCAATCATCAATACACCGCGACCACTGGCGCTATCGCGTGTGGGGTTGGAGGCTTGGGTGTAGTTGATTGGGTCTCCGCTGTCGATCAAAGTCTGCGCCGCCGCCAGAAAAGACTCGTAATCGGCTGTGCCTTTAACAACGCCCGCGCCTGCAAGGCCTGCCGCAATGACTGGGCCAAAACTGGCAGAGCCGTCGAGCAGTTTGGCAATACCACCACCCGGCATGGCCACCACTATATCGCGCAGATTTGGTTCCAGCGCGGCGAAGACCAGCCCCACCATGCCGCCCAGCGAGTGACCGACAAAGTAGACTTTGTTGATATCAAAGTCTGCACCGTTGCCATCGTAATCCATGGTCGCTAGAGCATTAAACAGTGCGAACTGGTCAGCCACACTCTGGCGCAGGTTGTCGCGCGTCACCTGTAAATTGCCCAGATTGATGAAATGTTTGCCCGAGCTGTCGGCTGTACCATCGGGGCAGGGGAAGGTGATGCCTTCGGCACAGGAAGTAAGTGTGGCGTTGTTCGCCAAGTCGATATCGAAGGTGCGTTCGCTGCCGTTGATGTAGAGTGCATGGGTTGGTGCCAAGCCGTGCAGCGGCAGGTCGATGGCGACGGTAGCAAAACCGACACTCGCCAGTGTTTCGGCAATGGCTAACATGGCGCTGCGGTTACTGGTAATGCCGTGTTGAAACATGACCACGGGCCAGCCGCTGTTGGGTTTCATCTCCTTATTACTGGGAGTAGAGACAAGCAGTGGTACAACTTCATCGCTGACTTTATCAGGGGTCGACATATAACGGGTCAGGTTGCTGCCACCTGCACCCGTCCAATATTTGCTGAGCGGGTCAGCCGGGCTGCTGCTGGCATTGCTCAGATAGTAGGGCAGAGTCAGTGTGCCGACGTGTACATTTGCAATGCCGGCGGGACCGCCAACGAGTTGCGATGCGGTGCCGATGGGCTTACTGATAATGGCTGAGCTGCTGCTTGTTGACACTCCTTTAACGGCCGTTAATACATCGCCAATGGATTGAGTTGAAAATACCCAGCTCACTGCAACACTGCTGCTGGGGATGCTCTGTCCTGCCAGCGCAGCTTCCTGTGCATTAGTTAAAGGGCGCAAGGCTTCCAGTGCAACAGCTTGTTCATCGGTTAATACTTTGACTTGGCTAACACCATCAATATGCAGTGGTTGGGGGGATTTAGTGATGTTGTAAACGCTGTCCGGCACTAGGTTGCGGCCATCGGTGGACTGGATGCCAGTAGTCAATGCCGCCAAGTAACTGCTGGCGGGTTTGAGGGGTTTGATCGGCACGATGGCGATGGTTTTGCCGCTACTATCGACCGAGGAAACGCTGGCAACATAATCGACACCGTAGACCAGTTCTGAGGATACCGTATCGACAAGGCCAAAGGCATTGAGTGTTACCTCAAACAGTTTGACGGTGTTTGGCCCAAGCGTGCTGGCTTCGGCGGCGGCACCGATGGTGGTTTTAAGGGGCGCAACCGTGGAAAAACCATCCAGAGAGTTCATCGCCACCTTGGGATCCGTCGGATCATTTTCATCCTCGACGCTTATATTTAGTGTCGCATCTGTTGGATGAGCTCCCGTAAAGGGCGTGGCACCGAGAAAGGCAAAATTATTAGGGGAGGGAACTTCACTGGCGGAGGGATCGAATCGAGCAACTAAATTACCGCCATCCCCTCGGTCGATCATTAAATCAGCTTCAACACGCGTATCCGTGTCATCACAAGCGCTTAATAGCAGCGCAGCCCCAACAGCAGAAACAACCCATTTCTTTTGCATATTTAACTCCCCTTGCTTGCCATTCTTAGTGTGGTCGTCAGTGAGAACTGAACTACAGAGTGTCCGAATTTTTTTATATAATATGAGCTATAAATCATCTTGTTGTAGCTCATAATATAGTCTTTTTTGGTATATATAAAGAATTTATAGCCCACTACTTTAAGTTTTTATACAAACGCTTCTCTTTTCGGGATGTTTTATAAGCAATCCATAGTTTACGTAGAGGCGTTAATTTGGTGCGATGCTCTAGCACTCGAAAGCCATCTTTTTCGATTTCATCCAATGTTGCTTTATATATTTCAGCCATCATCAGGCCACTCACTTGTGGGTAACGATCTATATCCGGTAGTTTTTCCAGGGCTGAATTATAATATTGCCTTGCCCGGTCAGCCTGAAATTTCATCATTTGTTGAAAATTATCGGATGTCTTGTATTGAAAGATATCCTGCCTGGATATACCAAAACGTTGCAGGTCATCTTGTGGCAAATAAATACGACCTCGACCCGCATCCTCGCGCACATCTCGTAAAATATTAGTTAACTGTAAAGCGGTACCTAAATCTTCAGCATATTTGAGAGTTTTACGATCGGTATAGCCAAAAATTTCAGCGGACATTAAACCTACAACACTCGCCACGCGGTAACAATAGAGAGCTAAGTGTTTGAAGCTTTCATACTCGCTGTGTTGAAGATCCATCGCCATGCCGTCGATAATTTCCAGAAAATACTCTTGAGGAAGGTGATGGTTTTGGCGCGCTTCGTCTAAAGCTTTGCTGACAGGATGCTGTGCATTTCCAGAAAAAACAGCATCAATTTCACTACGCCACCATTGCAGTTTAGTATGCGCAATGGCTTCATCATTGCATTCATCCACAACATCATCGACTTCGCGGCAAAAAGCGTAGAGCGCAATGATCGCTTGTCGCTTTTTGGGAGGGAGAAAAAGAAAGCTGTAATAGAAACTTGAGCCGCTTTTTGATGCCTTATCTTGACAGTATTCGTTTGGAGTCATTTTAGAGAGAAATTTCCGTACTTCGAACAATCATTTGAATTATTGGATTATACTAACTTTTTAAATAAAAAAACCTGCCAAATTGGGTATGATAAGCAGAATTAATAGAATGACATCGTAAAGAGATATTGCATGGCTATCAATGATAAAAAAAGCAGGTACTCAACATTTTTGTTGTGTGGTGCACTTCTGGTGGGTTGCAGCAGCGATAAGGCACCAAAGATTAGTGAGCTGCAAAAAGGACAAGTTCTTTTTGATAAAGGTGATTATGTAGAAGCTCAAACTGCATTAATAACGGCACTTGAGGTCGTTAAAGATGAGAGCAAGCTTACTGATATTTATTATCTTTTGGCCAAAGTTGAAGAAAAAAACAAAAATTGGGCTGCTGTTTTTAAATACTATTCAAAAGTCATTGAACTTGACCCTGACCATGTTGAGGCTCGAATCAAACTAGCCAAGCTCTATCTGCAAGCGGGCAAGAGTGATAAATGCCGTGAGATGGTTGATTTTGTTTTAGCAAAGAACCCGAATGAGCCTGAAGCGCGAATGATTCGTGCGGTCATGATGGCAAATGATGGAAAAATTGATGATGCAATCAAAGAGGCCAAGGCTGTTTTTGATGCTGATGCAACGCAGTCTGGCGCGGCAATTTTGTTATTGACGCTTTACACCAAGGCGGGTGATTTGAGTGATACTGATGCCGTATTGCAGCGTGCAATTGAAGCAAACCCTAAAAGTGCAGCACTTCACCTCTCTCTTTCACAGATTTTACTCAATCAGAATCAACCTGAAAAAAGTGAACAGCTTTTAAAACAGTTGGTCTCTATTGAGCCTGAAGAACTCAAGCACCGTGTTCGTTTGGCTACTTTCTATTCAAATACCAATCAACTGGAAAAAGCTGAAAAAGTATTGAGAGCTTTGGTTAACCTTGACCCGAAAGATCCACAGCGAGTCGTTCTTTTAAGCAAGTTTTTAGCCTCGAAAAAAGGCAGTGAAATGGCTGAAAAAGAGCTGATGACTGCGATAGAAGATCAGCCTGAAGCGCTGACATTGCGCTTTGCTTTAGCTGAGTTATATATGTCATCACAACGTTTGGATGAAGCTGAAAAGCTTTATAGAAATATTGTACAGCTTGATCACTCTGGTGAGGGTGGCATTCTGGCACGTAATAAACTGGCACTTGCTTTATTGCAAGAAGGGCAGTCTGAAGAGGCGGGTTTATTGTTGGATGAGGTACTTCAGAACAATCCATCTGACCGTGATGCATTGCTTGCACGAGGTAAATTGTCGCTTTCAAAACAAGAGGCTCAAGAGGCCATTAAAGATTTGGAAGCCGTTCTGAAAGTACAACCTGATTCAGCAGGTGTATTGAAACTTCTAGCGCTGGCTTATGCGGCAAATTCAGAGCTGGAAAAAGCTAAACTCAGGATGAGAAAATCACTGTCGTTACACTCTGGTGATGTGGGTGGGTGGTTCGGATTAACTCGAATTTTGATGGCCAATGAAGAGTATGATGCCGCACTGGATGCTGTTAACCAGTTACTTAAACTGTCTCCCAAACATTTAGAAGGGCTTTTGGCTAAGATTGATGTTCAATCTAAACAATTGGATTGGAAAGGCGCGGAGCAGACGGCAGCCGTGATTAAGTCGGTTTACCCTGATCAAGCGGTGGGCTATTACCGATTAGGGCAGCTTTACCAAGCGCAAGGCAAAGAGAGTGAGGCCAACTCAGAGTTTGAAGGTGCTTTGGAGCGTTCAAAGGATTCATCAGAACCACTCACTGAGCTGTTTCGAATTTACAAGAATTTTATTATTCAAGGGGATGCTGATAGTGCGATTAAATCGATTAATAAAATACTTGAAAACTCACCTGAACTGGCTGCAGCTTATGCTTTATTGGGTGAAGTGTATGCCTTTAATAATGAGTTTAAAAAATCTGAAAATGCTTTTTTAACCGCAATTGAATACAACCCGCGTCATGCTGATGCGTACATGGATCTTGCAAATCTCTATTTAACACAAAAAAACAGAGAGGCAACGATACGTACTTATCGTCAAGCACTATCAGTGATGCCGGAAAATCTTAATATTGCTTTGGAGCTGGCGAAGGTTTATGAACTGGCGGGTGATGTCGAAAGTGCTATTTCAGTCTATGAATTTTTACGCAAAAAAAATACCAGTGTTGATGTGGCGACCAATAATCTGGCCGTATTACTTGCAACCCGTCAGGGTGATGAATCCAGTCTAAATCAAGCTCTGGAGTTGGTGCGTCATTTTGAAACATCTAAAAACCCTGTCTTTCTTAATACATTGGGTTGGATTTTTTATAAGAAAGGAGAGCTGAACCGAGCGCAATCACTGCTAGAGCGAGCGGTCAAACAAGCGCCTCATGTTGCAATTTTTCAATATCATCTAGGAATGACTTTTTATAAACAAGGAAACATCACACAGGCAAAAGAACATCTGAAAAAAGCAATTAATTCAAATGAAAGTTTTGTAGGCAGAGAAGAGGCCAGTATAACCTTAGATAAAATATAGGAAATAGACTTATGAATACAGATATAGCCGTGTTAAACAGTCGTTTTGGTATTGAAAATCAAGTTGTATTTAAAACAATTTCAGATAATTTTTTGGTCGTTGAAATAAATAATGCTCATGCGACTGCAAGTATATCTCTGCAAGGAGCCCACTTGATGAGCTGGGCGTTGAAGGGTGGCGAGCCGGTCATATGGATGTCTCAAGAGGCCAGCTTTAAAGCTGGAAAGTCAATACGCGGCGGGATTCCTGTCTGTTGGCCCTGGTTTGGAGGTCATTCAACGGATTCATCAAAGCCTGCTCACGGTTTTGCACGGACTGCATTATGGGAAGTGATTCAAACAGAAGCATTAAAAGAGGGCGCAACGCTGATTGCTTTTCGTCTGATACAAGATGATAAAAGCCATGATGGGTGGCCTTACTCCGCTGAGCTGGAGATACATTTCATTATTGGTGAATCACTTAAAATTGATCTGGTGACACGTAATACGGGTCAATCTGCAATCACTGTGGGTGATGCATTGCATACCTATTTTTCTGTGAGTGACGTTCGAAATATTACGATCAGTGGATTAGAAGGTTGCCCATATCTGGATAAAGTCGATGGCAGCGAGCAGAAAAAGCAGCAGGTGGGAGCTGTAAAATTTGACCAGGAAACGGATAGAATCTATTTGGAATCCACTGAGGACTGTGTGATTGATGATCCGGGTTTAAAACGCCGTATTCGAATCAGCAAGCTCAACAGTGAATCAACAATTGTCTGGAATCCCTGGATTGAAAAATCAGAACAGATAGGTGATATGGGGCAGGATGGCTATCTCAATATGGTTTGTGTGGAAAGCGCAAACGCAGCAGATGATGTTGTATTGCTGGCACCTGGAGATAAGCACCATTTATGGGTTCGTTATAGTGTCGAGTGAGTGGCGCATTTATATTGTTTGCTGCTCAGACAGTAGTTTTTATACAGGAATTACAAAAGATGTTTCACGCCGCATTGATGAGCATAATCAGGATAACTTGAAAGCAGCGAAATATACGCGAGTGAGAAGGCCCGTCAGGTTGATATATGAAGAGTCAGTGGCCACACGTTCAGAAGCAGCAAAGCGTGAATGTGAAATTAAACAGATGAGCCGGAAGGAAAAAGAAGCTCTTATCAATAAGGCCCCGCATAAGCAGGGCTTCTTTGAAGTTGAAGTAGCATCATGCTAATTTATTAGCTCTATTCCCTGGCTGTGCAGGTATTCATCATAAGTTCCCTGATAATCAACAAGACCTTCAGGTTTCATATCAATAATACGTGTCGCCAGTGATGAAACAAACTCACGATCATGGCTCACAAAGATCAGTGTGCCTGGGTAATTTTCCAGCGCCAGATTTAATGCCTCAATTGACTCCATATCCAGGTGATTGGTGGGCTCGTCCATCACAAGTATATTATGATTTTGCAGCATTAAGCGACCAAACATCATGCGGCCTTGCTCTCCTCCAGAGAGTACTTTGACAGATTTGTTAATATCGTCACGAGAAAACAGCAAGCGCCCTAAAGTGCCGCGAACCACCTGATCATCATCACCTTCTTTAGTCCATTGCGCCATCCAGTCAAATAGTTTGATATCTTCTGCGAAATCAGCGGTATGATCTTGTGCAAAAAAACCAACATTTGAATTTTCCGACCATTTAACCGCGCCGCTATCCAGTTCAAGATCTCCAACCAAGCAACGAAGCAGGGTGGTTTTACCAATACCATTCGGGCCAATGATTGCAATACGTTCGCCGACTTCCGCCATCAGGCTTAACTCTTTAATCAATTTCAGGTCGTCAAAACCCTTATTCATTTTTTCAATTTCTAATGCCAAACGATAAAGCTTTTTATCTTGATCAAAACGAATAAAAGGGCTGACTCGGCTGGAAGGTTTGACTTCATCCAATTGTATTTTGTCAATTAACTTAGCGCGAGAGGTGGCTTGTCGTGCTTTGGATGCATTGGCAGAAAAGCGACTGACAAAACTTTGTAGCTCTGCAATTTGTGCTTTTTTCTTGGCATTGTCCGACAATAAACGTTCACGAACTTGAGTCGCAGCCGTCATATATTCATCGTAATTACCTGGGAAAAGGCGGAGTTCACCATAATCCAGATCCGCCATGTGAGTGCAAACACTGTTCAGAAAATGACGGTCATGCGAGATGATAATCATCGTACTGTTGCGTGCTTTAAGGATCTCTTCCAGCCAGCGAATAGTATTGATATCGAGGTTATTTGTTGGTTCGTCCAGCAGTAAAATATCTGGGTTAGAAAAGAGTGCCTGAGCTAATAAAACGCGCAGTTTCCAGCCGGGGGCAATCGTGCTCATCAGGCCGTCGTGTTGATCTTGCGGAATATCCAATCCTAACAAAAGTTCACCCGCACGCGATTCTGCGGTGTAACCGTCCATTTCAGCAAACTGAACTTCAAGGTCTGCGACTTTCATACCATCGTCTTCACTCATTTCAGGCAATGAATAGATACGATCACGCTCTTCTTTGATCTCCCACAATTCAGTGTGACCCATGATGACGGTATCAATGACTTTATAGTCTTCATAAGCAAACTGATCCTGGCGCAATTTACCGATGCGCTCATTGGCATCAATAGAGACACTGCCAGCAGAAGGTTCCAGATCATTGCCGAGAATCTTCATCAATGTTGATTTTCCACAGCCATTAGCACCAATCAAGCCGTAGCGATTGCCATTGCCAAATTTGACAGAGATATTTTCAAAAAGGGGTTTGGCCCCGAACTGCATGGTGATGTTGGCTGTTGTTAACAATTTTTTATTCCTGAGTAATTAATAGTAGGCATCTGAGAAAAATAGCAGCGCATTATAGCGGATGCTGGCGCCCTTTCTCAAATTCACCGCTATTTAATTTTTTCATATCTGACCTCAGCCCATTTCAGCTAACTGACTTAAAAAAGGAGTAAGGCCTCAAATTATTTCTTCTCCAATAAAAAATACTCAGGTATAATCGAAGGTTTTTCATGAATGGCGGCCAATTTGGGCTGCTTTTTTATTTTAGAGACATTTGATTTTAAGTTATGTCAAAAAGTACATTAATGGCAAATTATGCGCGTCTTCCCGTCACTTTTGAACGGGGTGAAGGGGTGTGGCTGTGGAGTGACCAAGGTGAGCGCTACCTTGATGCGCTGAGCGGAATCGGGGTATGCAGTTTAGGGCATAGTCATCCAAATATAACAAAAGCTCTGTGTGAGCAGGCCGGAAAGCTTTTGCACACGTCTAATTTGTATCATATTCCTCAGCAAACGGCATTAGCTGAGCGCTTGACTTCACTTTCAGGTATGGAAACAGCCTATTTCTGCAACTCTGGTGCGGAAGCTAATGAAGCACTGATCAAGATGGCTCGCCTTTATGGACACCAAAAGGACATTGATCTGCCAGTGATTGTCACGATGAAATCCAGTTTTCATGGTCGTACGATGGGGGCATTGAGTGCGACAGGTAACCCTAAAATCCAGGTAAATTTCGAGCCGCTATTGCCTGGTTTTATACACATTGCCTATGATGATCTTGATGCGCTTGAAGCTATTTCAAACAATAAAAACATTGTCGCCGTATTGCTTGAGCCCATACAGGGTGAGGGTGGTGTAAATATTCCTTCAGCGGACTATCTATCGGGTGTGCGGTCAATTTGTGATCGTAATGAATGGCTGATGATGGTCGATGAAGTGCAGACGGGCATTTGTCGTACTGGCGACTGGTTTGCTTATCAGCACTGCAATATTGTACCGGATGTTATTGCATTGGCAAAAGGCTTGGGTAATGGGGTTCCAATCGGAGCGTGTCTAGCAAAAGGAGTTGCTGCAACTCTTTTTCAGGCAGGCTCTCACGGCTCAACATTTGGTGGTAATCCGTTGGTATGCAGTGTGGCATTAGCCGTGCTGGAAACGCTTGAAAACATGCAAGCTAGCCAACATGTTTTTGCGATGGGACAGTTATTAAAAGATGGCTTGAATGAAGCCTTTAAAGATAAAGCCTATGTAAAGGCAGTGCGTGGCCAAGGGTTGATGATCGGTATCGAACTGGATCGTCCGTGCACTGAGTTGATAGGCGCTGCTTTGGAAAATCACTTGCTGGTGAGTGTGCAGGCCGAGAAGGTCATTCGCTTATTGCCACCATTGATTATTAATAAATCTGAGATTAAGCAGCTTGTCCGCGCTGTTTCTAGTCTTGTGAACACGTTTTGTGAGTAGGATGTCACGCATGTCAATACGCCATTTTTTAACTTTAAATGACCTAACCTCGGATGAGTTTAAGGCTCTGATTCAACGTGCCATTGAGTTGAAAGCGATGCAGCACCGGGGCGAGCGATACGAACCACTGAAAAACAGGGTGTTGGCGATGATTTTTGAAAAATCATCAACACGTACGCGTGTTTCATTTGAAACGGGTATGATCCAGTTTGGAGGGGGTGCGATCTTTCTGTCGCCACGAGATACCCAGTTGGGTCGTGGCGAGCCGGTTGAGGACAGTGCGCGTGTTTTATCCGGCATGGTGGATTGCATTATGATACGTACTTTTGATCATGAGCAACTGGAACGCTTTGCTCGTTATTCGAAAGTCCCCGTGATTAATGCTTTGACAGATTCATACCACCCATGCCAACTATTGGCAGATGTACAAACCTACCAAGAGTATCGCGGGGATATTGAAGGCAAGACAGTGGCCTGGGTTGGTGATGGTAATAATATGTGCCACTCTTATATTAATGCTGCTCATTTACTTGGTTTTAAACTAAATATTGCTTGTCCTGAAGGTTTTGAACCTGAGGCCTCAATTGTAGAGCGTGCAGCCCATTGCGTTTCTGTCATGAGAAGCCCTGAAGAGGCGGTTGCAAATAGTGATTTGATTGTGACTGATGTTTGGGCCAGCATGGGGCAAGAAGAAGAGGCGCAAGAGCGCCTGGAGCTGTTTGCGCCCTATCAGGTGACAGAGAAAATGATGGCGCTAGCACATGATGATGCTCTGTTTATGCACTGTTTGCCGGCACATCGAGGTGAAGAGGTGGCCGCTGAAGTGATTGATGGCAAGCAGAGCGTTGTGTGGGATGAAGCTGAAAATCGTCTGCATGCACAAAAAGCATTGTTAGAACTGCTACTTGTTAAGTCGCCCGATTAAAATTAGTACGGATATTTCATGACAACACTTCTCAAAGTTCAAGGTATTACTTGTCACTACGAGGGGCATCATGTCATTGAAAGTCTTTCACTTCATATGAACAGGGGTGATCTATGTTGTCTGTTAGGGCCGAGTGGCTGCGGTAAAACAACCGCCCTACGAGCCATCGCTGGGTTTGAACCTGTGACGAGTGGAGAGATTCAGTTACGTGGCGAAGTTGTATCAAAATCAGGTTACAGTTTAGCGCCGAATAAACGTCATCTTGGCATGGTTTTTCAAGATTATGCTCTGTTTCCACATATGGACGTACGCGCGAATATCTGTTTTGGCCTCAATAAAAAAAGCCACAAAGAGAAGAAAAAAATCAGTGACGAGCTGCTTGAACTGGTGGGCTTAGGGCATTTGCCTGGCCGTTACCCTCACGAGCTTTCTGGCGGGCAGCAGCAGCGTGTTGCACTGGCAAGAGCGCTGGCGACCGAGCCTGATCTGATTTTAATGGATGAACCTTTTTCCAACCTGGATGTAGATCTGCGTGAACGCTTGGGTTTAGATGTTCGTGATATTTTTCGTCAAAAGAATATTGCAACTATTTTAGTGACCCATGATCAGCATGAAGCATTTGCCTTGGGTGATATGGTCGGCATTATGAATGAAGGGCGTATCATGCAGTGGGATACGCCCTTCAATCTTTATCATGAGCCAATAAATCGCTTTGTTGCCAATTTTATTGGGCAAGGTGTTTTTCTTGATGGCAAACTGCTCACTCATGATACGGTGGAAACCTCGATTGGCATCATAAAAGGAGATCGTGCCTATCAACTGCCTGTGGGAAGTGCTGTAGAAGTTTTAGTGCGTCCAGATGATGTGGTGTCAGATCATGACAGCACACTGATTGGGAAGATTATTAATAAAGCTTTTAAAGGGGCAGAGACGGTCTATACATTAAAAATGCCTACGGGGGATACCGTGTTATCTCTTTTCCCCAGCCATCATGACCATGCTATTGGTGATGATGTCAGGGTTCGATTAGCTGCACAGCATCTTGTTCTGTTTCAGAAGTAGCCTCTTTAATATTGAATGAATAGCCAAAGAAAACACTTTGTTATTTGACGCTGGGTGAAGTATTATACGGCCACTTCTCGCAAGAGAGATCGGAGCGTAGCGCAGCTTGGTAGCGCACCACAATGGGGTTGTGGGGGTCGGGAGTTCGAATCTCCCCGCTCCGACCATAATACTAACGTAAGTTAAATTTCACTGGTAATCTCAATAACACCGCAACTGCTTTGCCATCTGCTTTGGCTGGTGAAAATGTTGAAGCCCATATTGCTTTTTTTGCCGCTTGGTCGAACTCTTTTCCAGCTGATTGTATGATGGTTACCTTTCGCACTTTTCCTTTTTTATCAATATAAGCTTCAAGTTTTACTGTTGCAGTTTCCCCACGTGCGCGCATGGCAGGGGGGTAAACTGGGGTCTCTTTATGCAGGTATTGCGGCATATCAGAGAGCTGAAAGATAGGAACAGGTATTGGTAATACTTCGGTCGTCACGGTTTCTATCTTTTTTTGGGTAACAGGCTCGGGTGAAATTTCTTTAGTGGTTTCTGCCTCTGGCACTACTTTTTTAACTGGATTCAATGCAATTTTTTCGACAGGTTTAATTGATTCCTTTTTGATCGGTTTGGGCTTGGGCTGCTCTTTTTGTTTTGGAG
This Gammaproteobacteria bacterium DNA region includes the following protein-coding sequences:
- a CDS encoding DUF1302 domain-containing protein, with the translated sequence MNNKTILRTAAPLLLMLSGAAQAIEIQKGELYGSWDTTLSWGIASRIEDRDQRLIGIANGGTAYGVNADDGNLNYDKGIYSNTFKITSEMELNYRNFGGFIRATAFYDYENEKGDRARTELSDDAKELIGSDVDLLDAYLWALFDVGDKPAEFRVGNQLLSWGESTFIQNSINTINPVDVSKIRVPGAELREVLLPIPILSASLATTENTNIEVFYQLQWEKTEADPVGSYFGGNDFAPAGGERVMLGWGAVPDSVPGSLVVTPPATTGVVARGSDREAKDSGQYGAALRLYAPKLNDTEFGLYYINYHSRLPLIGATMGTAAAAAGIDPNGLSYVQTARYFISYPEDIQLFGLSFNTDIGRSGIALQGEVSYRKDVPLQIDDVEILFAALGAQDNLSPGNTGAAALASNGQLGLVPFETDIPGFIRKDVSQVQMTATKVFGPGLGANTTVLLGEVGVTHVIGMPSKEVLRLNGSGTFISGNEALAAVHPDVNGNPNFESADRFADATSWGYRLLTRMQFDNAFSSINLAPRIVWQHDVNGISPGPAGNFIRGRRAITLALAATYQNTYSADLSYTRYTGAGRYNLINDRDYVALNIKYSF
- a CDS encoding alpha/beta fold hydrolase, whose translation is MQKKWVVSAVGAALLLSACDDTDTRVEADLMIDRGDGGNLVARFDPSASEVPSPNNFAFLGATPFTGAHPTDATLNISVEDENDPTDPKVAMNSLDGFSTVAPLKTTIGAAAEASTLGPNTVKLFEVTLNAFGLVDTVSSELVYGVDYVASVSSVDSSGKTIAIVPIKPLKPASSYLAALTTGIQSTDGRNLVPDSVYNITKSPQPLHIDGVSQVKVLTDEQAVALEALRPLTNAQEAALAGQSIPSSSVAVSWVFSTQSIGDVLTAVKGVSTSSSSAIISKPIGTASQLVGGPAGIANVHVGTLTLPYYLSNASSSPADPLSKYWTGAGGSNLTRYMSTPDKVSDEVVPLLVSTPSNKEMKPNSGWPVVMFQHGITSNRSAMLAIAETLASVGFATVAIDLPLHGLAPTHALYINGSERTFDIDLANNATLTSCAEGITFPCPDGTADSSGKHFINLGNLQVTRDNLRQSVADQFALFNALATMDYDGNGADFDINKVYFVGHSLGGMVGLVFAALEPNLRDIVVAMPGGGIAKLLDGSASFGPVIAAGLAGAGVVKGTADYESFLAAAQTLIDSGDPINYTQASNPTRDSASGRGVLMIEVIGDGDSNLPDQVIPNNVTTLAPADTVAAPLSGSDPLFAYLGLTPTSDSVSGTNLKHVLRFTSGDHRSILDPTANATVTTVMQTAIATFLASDGNAFTVSDTSVVQ
- the hpnD gene encoding presqualene diphosphate synthase HpnD — its product is MTPNEYCQDKASKSGSSFYYSFLFLPPKKRQAIIALYAFCREVDDVVDECNDEAIAHTKLQWWRSEIDAVFSGNAQHPVSKALDEARQNHHLPQEYFLEIIDGMAMDLQHSEYESFKHLALYCYRVASVVGLMSAEIFGYTDRKTLKYAEDLGTALQLTNILRDVREDAGRGRIYLPQDDLQRFGISRQDIFQYKTSDNFQQMMKFQADRARQYYNSALEKLPDIDRYPQVSGLMMAEIYKATLDEIEKDGFRVLEHRTKLTPLRKLWIAYKTSRKEKRLYKNLK